A genomic region of Parus major isolate Abel chromosome 14, Parus_major1.1, whole genome shotgun sequence contains the following coding sequences:
- the LYRM1 gene encoding LYR motif-containing protein 1 gives MTPSTRQEVLGLYRKVLQIAKNWQSASGQIEETMREKEYIRNEARTLFRKNKNVTDPKLIKQCIEECEARIEIGLHYNIPYPRPIHLPPMGLAHKQGRTLRHQEKLRKISKPIYLKSHDEVS, from the exons ATGACACCATCAACTCGACAAGAAGTTCTTGGCCTTTACCGCAAGGTTTTGCAAATAGCCAAAAACTGGCAGTCGGCATCAGGACAGATAGAGGAGACCATGAGAGAGAAAGAGTACATTAGAAATGAAGCCAGAACGTTATTCcgaaaaaacaaaaat GTAACAGATCCCAAGCTGATTAAGCAGTGCATAGAAGAATGTGAGGCAAGAATAGAAATTGGACTTCACTATAACATCCCCTACCCCAGACCT atcCATCTGCCTCCTATGGGCCTTGCCCATAAACAAGGCCGTACATTGCGACACCAGGAAAAGTTAAGGAAGATTTCTAAGCCAATATATCTGAAATCCCATGATGAAGTTTCATAA